A section of the Triticum dicoccoides isolate Atlit2015 ecotype Zavitan chromosome 7A, WEW_v2.0, whole genome shotgun sequence genome encodes:
- the LOC119328857 gene encoding uncharacterized protein LOC119328857 isoform X1 has protein sequence MPPPWQPSTYAAGTIVAAPPCRSSLPAGFHASPDSDPLSFLSDEEKTIGDTSTAAPPISLDDEFPKATSMGPYASAGWSDLPIDLLIRILHLLELPEALAFHAVCPSWRSASVAAGGAPPRRTPWLVSLAEEPPLAGDQQRRVRRRLCDPAATSELRNLLDAERTFQVSFPRGQAVACCGASHGWLIMANELSDLVLYDPFTAALIPLPPITGFASCIQGVYGDEGKIVGYRYGCYMIERVHDVQSLGGYFYDKVVLSGPPSTCRTVALVIHLDGKRLSFARIGDTYWQQVSVIRRNGDSFADCIYHRGRFYAVTMEGILKSWDFSGSDKPRKKTVIAEDDNDMFDDPVITRYLLSTPWGNLLQVRVFLDTHQGNNVRIEIDRLDLKSQTRVALSSGKALRGHAAFVGQNSPGILSTKEFPKLRPDCIYFTTPRLRERHAFEHRRNQWSGVKVYDLKRQTLEDAFPSGGGLYGTICPLEVWFTPSLI, from the exons ATGCCCCCGCCATGGCAGCCCTCAACTTACGCCGCCGGCACGATAGTGGCAGCACCCCCCTGCCGCTCCTCCTTACCGGCCGGATTTCACGCATCCCCTGATTCCGATCCCCTTTCTTTCCTTTCAGATGAAGAGAAGACCATTGGAGATACTTCCACAGCTGCCCCTCCTATCTCTCTCGATGATGAATTTCCCAAGGCCACCTCCATGG GACCTTATGCAAGTGCAGGCTGGTCGGACCTCCCCATAGATCTCCTCATCCGGATACTGCATCTCCTTGAGCTCCCCGAGGCCCTAGCCTTCCATGCTGTCTGTCCATCATGGCGTTCTGCATCTGTGGCCGCAGGCGGTGCCCCACCTCGGCGCACGCCGTGGCTTGTTTCCTTGGCAGAGGAGCCTCCTCTCGCAGGGGATCAACAGCGCCGTGTGCGGCGTAGGTTATGTGATCCTGCTGCTACTTCTGAGCTCCGCAACCTCCTGGATGCTGAGAGAACTTTTCAGGTCAGCTTTCCCAGGGGCCAAGCTGTGGCCTGCTGCggtgcctcccatggctggttaaTCATGGCAAACGAGCTCTCGGATCTTGTCCTATATGACCCCTTCACCGCGGCATTGATCCCGCTCCCACCAATCACTGGTTTTGCGTCGTGCATACAGGGTGTCTATGGAGACGAAGGGAAGATCGTGGGCTATCGTTACGGGTGTTACATGATAGAACGTGTTCATGATGTGCAGTCTCTCGGTGGGTATTTCTATGACAAGGTTGTGTTGTCCGGTCCTCCGTCCACTTGTCGCACTGTTGCTCTGGTCATCCACCTGGACGGCAAGCGGCTCTCTTTCGCGAGAATAGGAGATACCTATTGGCAACAAGTTTCGGTGATCCGAAGAAACGGAGATAGTTTTGCAGACTGTATCTACCACCGCGGTAGGTTCTATGCGGTGACAATGGAAGGGATATTGAAGTCATGGGACTTTAGTGGATCAGACAAACCGAGGAAGAAAACGGTCATTGCCGAGGATGACAATGACATGTTCGACGACCCAGTTATCACTAGGTACTTGCTTTCGACTCCTTGGGGTAATCTCCTGCAGGTGCGTGTCTTTCTTGACACACACCAGGGAAACAATGTCAGGATTGAAATAGACAGGTTGGACCTCAAGAGTCAGACAAGGGTAGCACTGAGCTCAGGGAAGGCTCTGCGGGGACATGCGGCCTTCGTCGGACAGAATAGCCCAGGCATTTTATCCACTAAAGAATTCCCCAAACTAAGACCGGATTGTATCTATTTCACAACTCCCCGCCTCAGAGAGCGCCATGCTTTTGAGCATCGCCGTAACCAATGGAGCGGCGTGAAGGTCTATGACCTGAAAAGACAGACACTTGAAGATGCTTTCCCATCTGGTGGAGGTCTTTACGGAACCATCTGTCCATTGGAAGTCTGGTTCACACCAAGTCTGATCTGA
- the LOC119328857 gene encoding uncharacterized protein LOC119328857 isoform X2 codes for MPPPWQPSTYAAGTIVAAPPCRSSLPAGFHASPDSDPLSFLSDEEKTIGDTSTAAPPISLDDEFPKATSMGWSDLPIDLLIRILHLLELPEALAFHAVCPSWRSASVAAGGAPPRRTPWLVSLAEEPPLAGDQQRRVRRRLCDPAATSELRNLLDAERTFQVSFPRGQAVACCGASHGWLIMANELSDLVLYDPFTAALIPLPPITGFASCIQGVYGDEGKIVGYRYGCYMIERVHDVQSLGGYFYDKVVLSGPPSTCRTVALVIHLDGKRLSFARIGDTYWQQVSVIRRNGDSFADCIYHRGRFYAVTMEGILKSWDFSGSDKPRKKTVIAEDDNDMFDDPVITRYLLSTPWGNLLQVRVFLDTHQGNNVRIEIDRLDLKSQTRVALSSGKALRGHAAFVGQNSPGILSTKEFPKLRPDCIYFTTPRLRERHAFEHRRNQWSGVKVYDLKRQTLEDAFPSGGGLYGTICPLEVWFTPSLI; via the exons ATGCCCCCGCCATGGCAGCCCTCAACTTACGCCGCCGGCACGATAGTGGCAGCACCCCCCTGCCGCTCCTCCTTACCGGCCGGATTTCACGCATCCCCTGATTCCGATCCCCTTTCTTTCCTTTCAGATGAAGAGAAGACCATTGGAGATACTTCCACAGCTGCCCCTCCTATCTCTCTCGATGATGAATTTCCCAAGGCCACCTCCATGG GCTGGTCGGACCTCCCCATAGATCTCCTCATCCGGATACTGCATCTCCTTGAGCTCCCCGAGGCCCTAGCCTTCCATGCTGTCTGTCCATCATGGCGTTCTGCATCTGTGGCCGCAGGCGGTGCCCCACCTCGGCGCACGCCGTGGCTTGTTTCCTTGGCAGAGGAGCCTCCTCTCGCAGGGGATCAACAGCGCCGTGTGCGGCGTAGGTTATGTGATCCTGCTGCTACTTCTGAGCTCCGCAACCTCCTGGATGCTGAGAGAACTTTTCAGGTCAGCTTTCCCAGGGGCCAAGCTGTGGCCTGCTGCggtgcctcccatggctggttaaTCATGGCAAACGAGCTCTCGGATCTTGTCCTATATGACCCCTTCACCGCGGCATTGATCCCGCTCCCACCAATCACTGGTTTTGCGTCGTGCATACAGGGTGTCTATGGAGACGAAGGGAAGATCGTGGGCTATCGTTACGGGTGTTACATGATAGAACGTGTTCATGATGTGCAGTCTCTCGGTGGGTATTTCTATGACAAGGTTGTGTTGTCCGGTCCTCCGTCCACTTGTCGCACTGTTGCTCTGGTCATCCACCTGGACGGCAAGCGGCTCTCTTTCGCGAGAATAGGAGATACCTATTGGCAACAAGTTTCGGTGATCCGAAGAAACGGAGATAGTTTTGCAGACTGTATCTACCACCGCGGTAGGTTCTATGCGGTGACAATGGAAGGGATATTGAAGTCATGGGACTTTAGTGGATCAGACAAACCGAGGAAGAAAACGGTCATTGCCGAGGATGACAATGACATGTTCGACGACCCAGTTATCACTAGGTACTTGCTTTCGACTCCTTGGGGTAATCTCCTGCAGGTGCGTGTCTTTCTTGACACACACCAGGGAAACAATGTCAGGATTGAAATAGACAGGTTGGACCTCAAGAGTCAGACAAGGGTAGCACTGAGCTCAGGGAAGGCTCTGCGGGGACATGCGGCCTTCGTCGGACAGAATAGCCCAGGCATTTTATCCACTAAAGAATTCCCCAAACTAAGACCGGATTGTATCTATTTCACAACTCCCCGCCTCAGAGAGCGCCATGCTTTTGAGCATCGCCGTAACCAATGGAGCGGCGTGAAGGTCTATGACCTGAAAAGACAGACACTTGAAGATGCTTTCCCATCTGGTGGAGGTCTTTACGGAACCATCTGTCCATTGGAAGTCTGGTTCACACCAAGTCTGATCTGA